GAACACCTGCCGCAGGTCATCGCGCTGACCCCCAATGTGCGCGGCAACGCCGAGGTGCAAGGCAACGGCCGCACCCGGCGGACGCTGATTTATGGCCTCAATTCACGGTCGACCGTGGTTTTCCGCTCACAACTGCAAAGCGGCCAGTTCCTGCTGCCGGAAGACGACCAGGAAGGCGCCCGCGCACTGGTCGTTCTCGGCGCCAAGCTCAAGCAGGAATTGTTCGGGGCCGCCAACCCGCTCGGCCAGCGGCTGCGCATCGGCGGCCTGCAGTTCCGCATCATCGGCGTGATGGCACCCAAGGGGCAGTTCCTCGGCATCGACCTCGACGACACCGCCTTCATCCCGACGGCGCGGGCGCAGGAGTTGTTCAACCGCGCCGGGCTCGACGAAATCAACCTCACCGTTGCCGATGGCGTGCCAGCCGCCGGCATCGCCCGCAAGATCCGCCAGGTGCTCGGCGAACGCCACGGGCGCGAGGATTTCACCGTCGTCACCCAGGAAGAAATGCTCGGCACGCTGTCCAACATCCTCAACGTCCTGACCCTGGCCGTCGGCGCCCTTGGTGGCATTTCGCTGCTGGTCGGCGGCGTCGGCATTGTCACCATCATGACTATCGCGGTCGCCGAACGGACCGGCGAAATTGGCCTGCTGGTCGCGCTCGGTGCCCGCCGGCGCAACATCCTGCTGCTTTTTCTCGGCGAAGCGATTGCGCTGTCGGCACTCGGCGGACTGATCGGGCTGGCGCTCGGGATGAGCCTGGCGCAACTCCTGCACTGGGCGCTGCCCGCCCTGCCGGTGAACACCCCGCTCTCCTTCATCCTGCTCGCCGAGAGCCTGGCCATCCTGATCGGCCTCGTCGCCGGCGTCCTGCCGGCCCGCCGCGCTGCCCGACTCGATCCGGTCGAAGCCCTGCGCAGCGAGTGATCAGCACCCGCCAGAGCGTTGCGTCGACGTCACAAACGGCAGCCTCGGCAATGCTCCGAAGCCCGGCCCTGTCGCCATCCTGTCATGACAGACGTGCTAGAGTTGAACTTCCGCAAGACATAACAAGAGGAAGGAGCACCAGCATGGCTTACCATATCGACGAGTTGCAGCCCGGGATGTCCGCAAGCACCTCCAAAACCGTCACCGAGGCCGACATCATCCTGTTTGCCGGCATTTCGACCGACGTCAACCCGGCCCACCTCGACGAGGAATACTGCAAGGGCACGATGTTCGGTACCCGTATCGCCCACGGCATGCTCTCCGCCGGTTTCATTTCGGCGACGCTGGCCAACAAGCTGCCCGGCCCCGGCACCATCTACCTGTCGCAAACCCTGAAGTTCAAGGCCCCGGTCAAACCGGGCGACACCGTCACCGCCACCGTCACCGTGCGCGAAGTCAATGTCGCCAAGAACCGCGTGATCCTCGACACCGTCTGCACCGTCGCCGGCAAGACCGTGATCGAAGGCGAATGCGTGATGATGCCGCCGGTTCGCCCGGCCGCCTGACACCTCCGGAGGTACAACGAAAAACGCCGGCCAGGCCCAGCCTGCCGGCGTTTTTTCATGCCTCCGTTTTTTCATTTCCGGTTTAGTGCAGGAAACCACGGTCGACCGTAGAAATACCGTTTTTTTCCCGCTCAGAACAGCATCACGTTGTCGGCTCCGTTACTCTGTGGCTGCAGGGCATCGAGAATCAATGAAAACTGCGCCTCCATGGCCTCGTCCTGCTGGAACAGCGAGAGGACCTCATCGGCGCTGCGCCGCAGCGAATCGCTGACGGTTGCCTCCTGACGCTCGGTCAGGCCGAGGAAGACGTAACTGTCCTCGACATCGTTGACCATCTGTTGCAACTTCTCGCGTGCGGCCGACTGCTGCGCCCGGTATTCGTCGCGCAGTACCTCGATAGCTTGGTAACTGCTGGCCGAGCCATATTGCAAAGCCTCGGCTCGACTGGCAGATTCGTGCCGCACACCGATGGTTTCGGTAATCGCTTCGGCACTTTCAGCCAGCATCGCCAACCGCTCCTGCAATAGATCGGTCAGCGCTTCGTCATCCGGCGTTTGCAGCAGCAGCAAGGAAACCGACGGACAATTGACGATCAAGCGGCGACTGAAACGAAAGCTCCGCCCCAGCCCGGCGCACTGGGCAAACACCCCCAGTTCCACAGCACTGGCGGGGCCTTCGGCAGTCAAGCTTACCGCCCCCTCAGGATGGCGCACTTGCACATGGCAGGCCAGGCCGTAGGCCTGGGTTGCCGCGAGCAGGTTACGCGCTAACTCGCGGTAGTCACCGCAACCGATGCTCTGGCGCATGAAATTCAGCAACACATCGGTTTGCCTGAGGTCGCGCAATACATCCGAGGCCAGGCTTTGCAAGGCCTCCCGGTCCTCGGCCAAGCGCCGCTTCTGCCGATGCCGATCAATCGCCCGCTGGACCTGGCGAAAGAGGACTTCGGCATTGAACGGCTTGGTGACAAAATCATCGGCACCGGCATCAAAGCCGCGCAACTGCTCGGCCAGCGAATCGTGGGCAGAGACAAAAATCACCGGAAAGTCATAGCTGGCAGAGCGCAGCCGACGGCACACTTCATAGCCGTCCATTTCCGGCATTTCAATATCGAGCAGCAACAAATCCGGCGTTTGATTGCCGACCCATTGCAGGCATTCTTCGCCGGATGCGGCTTCGGCGACCGCGAAATCATCGGCCAACGCAGCACTCAGCGTTTCCCGGATCAGAAAATCGTCATCGGCAATCAGGACTCGGGGCAAATTCATTTCTCTTCCTCAACGACGGATAACAAAGCTGCGCGCAAATCGGCAAAGCTTCGCTCAAAGACCGAAATCATGTTTTCCAGCTCCTTGCGGCACTGTGTCTCCTCCGAGGGCACACGCAGGATCAGTTCCAGCCGCTCTGCTGCCTGCCGGATCGCCACCAGCCCGAGCGTCGAAGCCACCCCCTTGAGTGAATGGACTTTTTTCAGCACCGGGCTGAACTGCGCGCGGGCCACAAGCTCGCGCCACTCTGCCGGCGACTCGCAGTGATCGAGGGTTTTGCGCAACAGTTCAAGATATTTGCCAAAGTCCTGATTACGGACTGCTTGCAAGCCCTGTTTCAAATCCAGCCCCCAGACCTGCCCCAGACGCTGTCGCGGGTCAACCTCGCCGGTTGCATCCAGCGCCACCGCGCCGTGAGCGGCAGCGTGAACCGCCCCGAGGCGCAACCAGTAGGCCAGCTTGCCAAACAGCACCTCGGGACTGAACGGCTTGGCCAGATAGTCGTTCATGCCCGCATCAAGACATTGCTGACGATCCTCGGCAAAGGCATTGGCTGTCATTGCAATCAGCGGGGTGTGCCGGTGCCGATGCAGTTCGCGAATCCGTCGGCAGGCCTCAAGCCCGTCCATTTCAGGCATTTGCATGTCCATCAGGATCAGATCGTAGCCCCCTGCGGAAGCCCGCGCCACCGCCTCGACTCCGTTCCGCACCCGTTCAACGCTCCAGGCCGACTCACCCGCCAGCATGTCGCAAACCACCTGGGCATTGATGTCGTTATCCTCAACAATCAACAAGCGATAATTTCGCTCCCCGGTCAACAACACTGGCTCGCTCTGCTCGGCAGCCTTGACCGCAGCCTCGGAAGAGCGCTCAACCTGCAAGGTGACCCAGAAAATGCTACCCACCCCGGGCTGACTGTCGAGGCCGACCTCGCCGCCCATCAGTTGGGCAAAACGCCGGTTGATTGCCAACCCCAGGCCGGTTCCGCCGTAACGGCGGGAAGTGCTTTCCTCACCCTGCTCGAAGGAGTTGAACAGGCGTTCCTGCAACTCAGGAGGAATGCCAACGCCGCTATCGGCAACAGCAAAATACAATAACAACCCATCCGCCGTCTCGGACTGCACACGCCCGTGCAACACCACTTTGCCTGCCCGGGTAAATTTGACGGCATTGGTCAGGTAATTGAGCAGGATCTGGGCCACCCGGGTCGCATCACCGCACAGGTATTCGGGAATCCCCGTCACATCCTGCTGGTAGCTCACTCCACCAGCCTGCAAGCGCTCCGCGACCAAAGCCCGCAACCGCTCAAGAATTGCCGACAGACGAAACGGCTGGTGCTCAAGGCGGACTTTGCCGGCTTCGACCTTGGATAGGTCCAGAATATCGCTGATCACCCCGAGCAAGTGCTCGGAGGCGGCAAAGATAGAACGAACCCGCTCGCGTTGGCGCTGGCTCAATTCGTCCCGCATCAGCAGGTGGCTCATGCCGACAATGGCATTCATCGGGGTCCGGATTTCATGACTCATGTTGGCCAGAAAGGCGCTTTTCGCCCGATTGGCCTGCTCTGCCAACTCCTTGGCCTGGGCCAGCGCCTGATTTTTGGCGACCAGTTCTGTCGTTTGCTGGCGCACGATTTCTTCAAGATGTTCGCGATAATGCGCCAGTTCGGCCTGACTCCGGCGGTGCTCGGTCACATCGAGAAAACCACCGACGATACCGGCCACATTGCCTTTTTCGTCACGGAAGACATCACGACTGAAAATCACAGCCAAGGAACGCCCCTGGCGGTCCTGCAAGGTGCATTCATAATGCTGCAAGCCTGGCGTAGCGAGCAGTTCGACGTCCTTTTGCTGGAAATACTCGACCATCGCCGGCGGCCAGACCTCACGCAAGGTTTTGCCCAGCAGTTCGGCCTCGCTGATGCCCAGCAATTCGCTGAACAAGGGATTGCAGCCAAGATAACGGCCATGCCGATCCTTGTAGAAAATCGCCATCGGAATTGCCCGCAGCAAACTTTCCTTGAACGCCAGGGAACGCTGTTCGGCATCATGCGCCGAACGGCGCAAGCGGCTCAGGCGGGCAAACTCCAGCCGCTGCATGCGGGCGAGTACACGATAGCCGGCAAGCAGCAGAAGCAGGAACAACACCACCAGCCAACCCGAATGTCCCACCGCCGCAGCCCACAATTTGCGCTGTTCAAGCTTGAGCAATAAATACCAGTCAGAATCGGGAATCTGACGAACAATCGCCAGCACCGGCTGGGCACGCACGTCGTCGCCCGGCAGCACCTGATTAGCCGGGGCCTCGCCCCGCAACACGCGTGCCCCGGGCTGAATAGCGGTCGCCAGCGCCAACTGACCACCGGCATCGGCTGCTTGCCAGCGGCTTTCATTGAAATAATGCAGTGCCCCACCAACCCGCCAGAGCAGAACCGTCTCAATACTTTGCTGGTTCAGGACCTGTTCTGCCAGCGAGGGGAACAATTGCTGTTCGCCAACCACTCGCAGCACGGCAACATAACGGGCTGCGGCACTGGATCCCTGCAAGCTGACAGCAAAATCGATCTGTTGCCCCGGCCCGCCCCCTGGGCGGGCATACCAGTCGCTGCGCAATACGCCCGGCCGCAGCGCTGCCCGCTCCACTAAAGCAGCCAGTTCCGGTTCAGCAGCGAACGGCGGCACACCGGCAGCGATCAGCAATTGCCCCTCGGGCGTAAAAAGAAACAAGGATTGATAACGGCCACTGGCCAGATAAGGTGCGAGCAGGGCTTGCAAATCGGCGGCGGGAAGCTGCCTCCGCCGATACCGCTCAAGCCGCTCCGCCAGTTCGCTACGAGTTCCCAGCAAAGCCACGTCGGCCTCGCGTTCGCGCAGCCACCCACCCAATTGCTGCGCCTTGAGCAGGGAAGCCATCTCCAGTCGCTGCGCCTGATCGGCATACTCGACGCGATAGACCTGCCAGAAGCCCAGCAGCACGAGCACTGCCGAGAATACGACGTGCGCGCCAAAGTAGGCCCACCACCGGCCTTTGTTGATCAATGCCACGGCCTTTCCAGCTTGCATATCACGGAGTTGCTCCACTCCCTCATCCGGCAAAGGCACTCAGAACGCATCGCCACCAAATGGTTTCCAGAAGTTCAGCAGAAAAGAAAGAGGAGGGTCGCCTGCCTTTGGCCAAAGCCTCTGCTCCGACCAGCCCCCCCCGGGTACACCGCCCTCAGCCGAGGCCGGCGCACCCTTTCTCCGCCCAGTGGCGCAGCCCGACAAGGCTAGAAGGATTCGCCTTCGCGCAAAAAGCGCCACTGCCCAAGCGGCAGGTCGCCGAGCCGGATGCGACCGATTCGTACCCGTTTCAGTCCAATCACCTTGAGCCCGACCAACTCGCACATGCGGCGAATCTGGCGCTTTTTTCCTTCCTTAAGGATGAAATGCAACTGGTCTTCGTTGAGTTGCTTGACCCAGGCCTGGCGCAAAGGTTTACCGTCAAGCTCGAGGCCATGACGCAACAACGCCAGCCCACCATCGATCATCCGCCCCGAAACCCGGACCAGATACTCCTTCTCGGCATCGCTGTCTTCACCGATCAGACGCTTGGCAACCCGGCCGTCACTGGTCAGGACCAGCAAGCCGGTGGAATCCACATCGAGACGGCCAGCAGGCGCCAGGCCGCGCAGCATCCAGGGCTTGAACTCCGGACCACCGGAATTCGGCAGTTGATTCTCCGGGGTAATCAGCGTGACCGCAGGCACACTCCCTGGCTCCGGCTGGCCGGAAACATACCCGACCGGCTTGTGGAGCAGGATGGTCACGGCCTTGGCCTGGTCTTTCCTGGCTTCCTGGGAAATGGTGATGGTTGCTTGCGGATCAATCCGTGACCCCAGTTCGCTGACCACCTCGCCATTGACCAGAACCCAACCCCGTTCAATCCACAGATCAGCCTCCCGGCGCGAACACAGGCCGCGCTCGGACATCACCTTGGACAAGCGGACGCCGGCCGGTGCCGGCCGGGCCGGATCGATCACGACCGGGGCAGTTGCGGCGGCACTCACGGTCGACGCCGCAAAACCGGCTTTTTTCTCACTGCTGCGCCGCGACTTGCCCCACGGATCATCGCCTGCCGATGACGGCGCACGCCTCGCTGCAGGAGATTCGCTCTTCCGGAAAGCCGGCTTTTCGCCAAACTTGCCGACCTGCTGCGAACTGCGCTCCTGCGTGCGCGCCGGCTTGCCTGGCTGCCGCTCCCCCTCCTTGCGCCGAGGCGCTTCGGAATTCACCCGCGCCCTGTCCTGCGCGAGCTTGCCACCCTTGGACGAGGTTTTACGCGTAGCAACGGCCGCTGCGCTGCGGCGAACGCTCAGCGTTCCCAGTGGCGCACGTTCACCATCACCTTCCGGCCCGGGGACTGCAGCAGCCGGCGCCGCTGGCAAAGACTCTGCAGCCTCGGCAACCGGTTCGCGCCAACGCGCCCACGGATCGTTGCCTGGCGTTACCGCATCATCCTGCGGCGCCTGGCTATCGCGACGTTTTCCACTCATTGCACGGCGAGCAGTTCAACTTCGAAGACCAGCGTGGCATTCGGCGGAATCACCCCGCCAGCACCACGCGGACCGTAGCCCAGTTCAGGCGGGATGGTCAGCTTGCGGGTACCGCCAACCTTCATGCCCTGCACCCCCTCATCCCAACCGGAGATCACATAGCGCTTGCCCAGCGGAAACTCGAACGGCTCGGCGCGATCCTTGCTCGAATCGAACTTGCTGCCATCGGTCAGCCAGCCGGTGTAATGCACGGTGACGAAGTTGCCCGCCTTGGCCTCGCTGCCTTCGCCGACAACGGTATCTTCATAGACCAGACCGGATGCGGTGGTGATTTCAGCCATGTTGCTCTCCTTGTAAAGGGGCATCAGTCTAACACATGCACAGACAAGGCTTTGACTTGGCGAAGTTTTTACGTATAATCCGCTGTTTTTCGTAGCACCCTTTTGTTTCCGTTTGGAGTCCAACATGTACGCGGTCGTAAAAACCGGTGGTAAGCAGTATCGTGTTACCGCTGGCCAAAAACTTAAAGTAGAACAGATACCGGCAGACGTTGGCGCAGAAATCACTCTCGACCAGGTCCTGATGGCAGGCGAAGGCGAGACCGTGAAGATCGGCGCCCCCTTTATCGCTGGCGCCTCCGTGAAGGCCACCGTGGTTTCCCACGGCCGTCACGACAAGGTCAAGATTTTCAAGATGCGTCGTCGCAAGCACTATCAAAAGCGTCAAGGCCATCGTCAGAACTACACCGAGCTGCGCATCGAAGCGATCGCCGCCTGAGTAGAGTAGAAGGAGCTAGATTAAATGGCACACAAAAAGGCAGGCGGCAGTTCACGTAACGGCCGCGACTCACAAGCACAACGTCTTGGCGTCAAGCGCTACGGCGGTCAGTTCGTCCTCGCCGGCAACATCATCGTTCGCCAGCGCGGCACCGAGTTTCACCCCGGCGAAAACGTCGGCTGCGGCAAGGATCACACCCTGTTCGCCCTGAAGGACGGCGTTGTCCAGTTCACCATCAAAGGCGCCGCCAAGCGCCGCACGGTGACCATCGTTCCGGCCGCTGAATAACTCCAGCCCGGCAACACCGAAAAGCCCTGTCCCCCCGGATGGGGCTTTTTGCTTTATCAAGTCGCGCGTCGAGAGCGACTTGAGTCGAGAGCAACAACAGGCAAAACCCATCCTCTCGACCCACCCTTGCTCACTCCCGACCCCTGACCATGAAATTCATTGACGAAGCGAAAATCTACATAAAGGCCGGCGACGGCGGCAACGGCATTGCTACTTTCCGCCGGGAAAAATACATTCCGATGGGCGGCCCCAACGGCGGCGACGGCGGCCGCGGCGGCAGCATCTACGTCATCGCGGACCGCAACATCAACACCCTCGTCGATTACCGCTACACCCGGAAGTTTCTTGGACAACGCGGCGAGAACGGCGGCAGCGCCGACTGCTACGGCAAAGGTGGTGACGACATCGTCCTGCGCATGCCGGTTGGCACGGTAATCACCGACGCCATCACCGAACAGGTCATTGCCGACCTCGACCAGCACGACAAAAAAGTACTGATCGCCAAAGGCGGCAAAGGCGGCCTTGGCAACACCCACTTCAAGTCCTCGACCAACCGTGCGCCACGCCAATGCACCAAGGGCGAACCAGGCGAGGAATTCGAACTTAGACTCGAGCTAAGGGTAATCGCCGACGTCGGCCTGCTCGGCATGCCGAACGCCGGCAAGAGCACACTGATCCGCGCCATCTCGGCCGCCCGCCCGAAAGTCGCCGACTATCCATTTACCACGCTGCACCCGAACCTCGGCGTCGTTCGCGTCGACAACGAGAAAAGCTTCGTCGTCGCCGACGTTCCCGGCCTGATCGAAGGCGCCGCCGACGGCGCCGGCCTCGGCATCCGCTTCCTCAAGCACCTGCAGCGCACCCGCATCCTGCTGCATCTGGTCGACATCGCACCGCTCGACCCCGGCGCAGACCCGGTGTACGACGCCCGCGCAATTGTCGGAGAACTCGAAAAACACGACCCCGACCTCGCCGCCAAGCCGCGCTGGCTAGTCCTCAACAAACTCGACCTGATCGATGAAAGCGAACGCCAGGAAGCCATCGACAATTTTCTTTCCGCATATCGCGCCGAGACCAGCTATGAAGGCCC
This genomic window from Dechloromonas sp. ZY10 contains:
- the rplU gene encoding 50S ribosomal protein L21 is translated as MYAVVKTGGKQYRVTAGQKLKVEQIPADVGAEITLDQVLMAGEGETVKIGAPFIAGASVKATVVSHGRHDKVKIFKMRRRKHYQKRQGHRQNYTELRIEAIAA
- a CDS encoding MaoC family dehydratase, translated to MAYHIDELQPGMSASTSKTVTEADIILFAGISTDVNPAHLDEEYCKGTMFGTRIAHGMLSAGFISATLANKLPGPGTIYLSQTLKFKAPVKPGDTVTATVTVREVNVAKNRVILDTVCTVAGKTVIEGECVMMPPVRPAA
- the cgtA gene encoding Obg family GTPase CgtA, with protein sequence MKFIDEAKIYIKAGDGGNGIATFRREKYIPMGGPNGGDGGRGGSIYVIADRNINTLVDYRYTRKFLGQRGENGGSADCYGKGGDDIVLRMPVGTVITDAITEQVIADLDQHDKKVLIAKGGKGGLGNTHFKSSTNRAPRQCTKGEPGEEFELRLELRVIADVGLLGMPNAGKSTLIRAISAARPKVADYPFTTLHPNLGVVRVDNEKSFVVADVPGLIEGAADGAGLGIRFLKHLQRTRILLHLVDIAPLDPGADPVYDARAIVGELEKHDPDLAAKPRWLVLNKLDLIDESERQEAIDNFLSAYRAETSYEGPVFTIAAIKGEGTRPLIFAIQEQLEKMAAENPRPTASDLSSDEADEGENPDAPQEDESEDNPEEH
- a CDS encoding FKBP-type peptidyl-prolyl cis-trans isomerase, whose translation is MAEITTASGLVYEDTVVGEGSEAKAGNFVTVHYTGWLTDGSKFDSSKDRAEPFEFPLGKRYVISGWDEGVQGMKVGGTRKLTIPPELGYGPRGAGGVIPPNATLVFEVELLAVQ
- a CDS encoding pseudouridine synthase, which produces MSGKRRDSQAPQDDAVTPGNDPWARWREPVAEAAESLPAAPAAAVPGPEGDGERAPLGTLSVRRSAAAVATRKTSSKGGKLAQDRARVNSEAPRRKEGERQPGKPARTQERSSQQVGKFGEKPAFRKSESPAARRAPSSAGDDPWGKSRRSSEKKAGFAASTVSAAATAPVVIDPARPAPAGVRLSKVMSERGLCSRREADLWIERGWVLVNGEVVSELGSRIDPQATITISQEARKDQAKAVTILLHKPVGYVSGQPEPGSVPAVTLITPENQLPNSGGPEFKPWMLRGLAPAGRLDVDSTGLLVLTSDGRVAKRLIGEDSDAEKEYLVRVSGRMIDGGLALLRHGLELDGKPLRQAWVKQLNEDQLHFILKEGKKRQIRRMCELVGLKVIGLKRVRIGRIRLGDLPLGQWRFLREGESF
- a CDS encoding response regulator transcription factor encodes the protein MNLPRVLIADDDFLIRETLSAALADDFAVAEAASGEECLQWVGNQTPDLLLLDIEMPEMDGYEVCRRLRSASYDFPVIFVSAHDSLAEQLRGFDAGADDFVTKPFNAEVLFRQVQRAIDRHRQKRRLAEDREALQSLASDVLRDLRQTDVLLNFMRQSIGCGDYRELARNLLAATQAYGLACHVQVRHPEGAVSLTAEGPASAVELGVFAQCAGLGRSFRFSRRLIVNCPSVSLLLLQTPDDEALTDLLQERLAMLAESAEAITETIGVRHESASRAEALQYGSASSYQAIEVLRDEYRAQQSAAREKLQQMVNDVEDSYVFLGLTERQEATVSDSLRRSADEVLSLFQQDEAMEAQFSLILDALQPQSNGADNVMLF
- a CDS encoding response regulator, translating into MALINKGRWWAYFGAHVVFSAVLVLLGFWQVYRVEYADQAQRLEMASLLKAQQLGGWLREREADVALLGTRSELAERLERYRRRQLPAADLQALLAPYLASGRYQSLFLFTPEGQLLIAAGVPPFAAEPELAALVERAALRPGVLRSDWYARPGGGPGQQIDFAVSLQGSSAAARYVAVLRVVGEQQLFPSLAEQVLNQQSIETVLLWRVGGALHYFNESRWQAADAGGQLALATAIQPGARVLRGEAPANQVLPGDDVRAQPVLAIVRQIPDSDWYLLLKLEQRKLWAAAVGHSGWLVVLFLLLLLAGYRVLARMQRLEFARLSRLRRSAHDAEQRSLAFKESLLRAIPMAIFYKDRHGRYLGCNPLFSELLGISEAELLGKTLREVWPPAMVEYFQQKDVELLATPGLQHYECTLQDRQGRSLAVIFSRDVFRDEKGNVAGIVGGFLDVTEHRRSQAELAHYREHLEEIVRQQTTELVAKNQALAQAKELAEQANRAKSAFLANMSHEIRTPMNAIVGMSHLLMRDELSQRQRERVRSIFAASEHLLGVISDILDLSKVEAGKVRLEHQPFRLSAILERLRALVAERLQAGGVSYQQDVTGIPEYLCGDATRVAQILLNYLTNAVKFTRAGKVVLHGRVQSETADGLLLYFAVADSGVGIPPELQERLFNSFEQGEESTSRRYGGTGLGLAINRRFAQLMGGEVGLDSQPGVGSIFWVTLQVERSSEAAVKAAEQSEPVLLTGERNYRLLIVEDNDINAQVVCDMLAGESAWSVERVRNGVEAVARASAGGYDLILMDMQMPEMDGLEACRRIRELHRHRHTPLIAMTANAFAEDRQQCLDAGMNDYLAKPFSPEVLFGKLAYWLRLGAVHAAAHGAVALDATGEVDPRQRLGQVWGLDLKQGLQAVRNQDFGKYLELLRKTLDHCESPAEWRELVARAQFSPVLKKVHSLKGVASTLGLVAIRQAAERLELILRVPSEETQCRKELENMISVFERSFADLRAALLSVVEEEK
- the rpmA gene encoding 50S ribosomal protein L27; amino-acid sequence: MAHKKAGGSSRNGRDSQAQRLGVKRYGGQFVLAGNIIVRQRGTEFHPGENVGCGKDHTLFALKDGVVQFTIKGAAKRRTVTIVPAAE
- a CDS encoding ABC transporter permease, yielding MRSADLLQLSFRAIRAQRLRSFLTLLGIAVGIAAVILLTSIGEGIHRFVLGEFTQFGTNNITVVPGKTRTGGAPSGLPSSARPLSSDDARALEHLPQVIALTPNVRGNAEVQGNGRTRRTLIYGLNSRSTVVFRSQLQSGQFLLPEDDQEGARALVVLGAKLKQELFGAANPLGQRLRIGGLQFRIIGVMAPKGQFLGIDLDDTAFIPTARAQELFNRAGLDEINLTVADGVPAAGIARKIRQVLGERHGREDFTVVTQEEMLGTLSNILNVLTLAVGALGGISLLVGGVGIVTIMTIAVAERTGEIGLLVALGARRRNILLLFLGEAIALSALGGLIGLALGMSLAQLLHWALPALPVNTPLSFILLAESLAILIGLVAGVLPARRAARLDPVEALRSE